The Rhodospirillales bacterium RIFCSPLOWO2_02_FULL_58_16 genome includes a region encoding these proteins:
- a CDS encoding heme exporter protein CcmB, with translation MGRFGQIVSRDLHLAVKQGMDSFMVVMFFVLAVVLFPLGVGPEANILARIAAGVIWVAALLASMLSLERLFQADYEDGSLELLSLAPFPLEAVVLAKVCAHWLTTGLPLLVAAPLLAVLMHMNADGFIVLAAALALGTASLSLIGAVGAALILGSRRGGVLLSLLILPLYIPVLIFGVSAVDAAVGGFPMKAQFLILGGFLLGALPLCPWASAAALRQALE, from the coding sequence ATGGGCCGCTTCGGGCAAATCGTCAGCCGCGATCTTCATCTGGCGGTAAAACAGGGCATGGACAGCTTCATGGTGGTCATGTTCTTTGTCCTTGCCGTTGTGTTGTTTCCCCTAGGCGTCGGACCCGAGGCCAACATCCTGGCCCGCATCGCCGCCGGAGTTATCTGGGTGGCGGCGCTGCTGGCCTCCATGCTGTCTCTGGAAAGGCTGTTTCAGGCTGACTACGAGGACGGCTCGCTGGAGCTTTTGTCGCTGGCGCCGTTTCCTTTGGAAGCGGTGGTGCTGGCCAAGGTATGCGCTCACTGGTTGACCACCGGCTTGCCGCTGCTTGTCGCCGCGCCGTTGCTGGCGGTGCTGATGCATATGAACGCCGACGGCTTTATCGTACTGGCGGCGGCGTTGGCGTTGGGAACGGCGTCTTTGAGTTTGATCGGCGCGGTGGGGGCGGCCCTTATTCTCGGTTCCAGGCGCGGCGGCGTGCTGCTGTCGCTGCTGATTCTGCCCCTTTATATTCCGGTGCTGATTTTCGGCGTCAGCGCCGTTGACGCCGCCGTCGGCGGCTTTCCGATGAAGGCGCAATTCCTGATCCTCGGCGGCTTCCTGCTCGGCGCTTTGCCGTTATGCCCATGGGCCTCGGCGGCGGCGCTGAGGCAGGCTTTGGAGTAG
- a CDS encoding heme transporter HemC gives MHRFANPKRFMRLSGLLLPWMAGLAIALVAAGLFMGLIVAPADYQQGDSARIMYVHVPNAWMAMFCYTAMAVASAVSLIWKHPLADLAAKSSAPIGAAFTFLALFTGSLWGKPMWGTWWVWDARLTSVLVLFFLYLGYMALYNAFDDPTRGSKAAAILALVGFVNVPIIKFSVDWWNTLHQPASVIKMSGPAIDASMLWPLLLMAFGFKFLYLWILFLRMRGEINTNKIRMIRLRQIHGQAG, from the coding sequence CTGCACCGTTTCGCCAACCCTAAACGATTCATGCGCTTGAGCGGGCTTCTGCTGCCGTGGATGGCCGGCCTTGCCATAGCGCTGGTCGCGGCCGGTCTTTTTATGGGCCTGATCGTCGCTCCCGCCGATTACCAGCAGGGCGACAGCGCACGGATAATGTATGTGCATGTGCCTAACGCCTGGATGGCGATGTTTTGTTATACCGCCATGGCGGTGGCCAGCGCCGTGTCCTTGATCTGGAAACATCCGCTGGCCGATCTGGCCGCCAAGTCGAGCGCGCCGATTGGCGCCGCTTTCACCTTCCTTGCCCTGTTTACCGGCTCGCTATGGGGCAAACCGATGTGGGGGACGTGGTGGGTGTGGGATGCGCGGCTGACTTCGGTGTTGGTGCTGTTCTTTTTATATTTAGGCTACATGGCTCTTTACAACGCCTTCGATGATCCAACACGCGGCTCCAAGGCGGCGGCCATCCTGGCGCTGGTTGGTTTCGTCAATGTGCCGATTATCAAGTTCTCGGTGGACTGGTGGAACACCCTGCACCAACCGGCCAGCGTCATTAAGATGAGCGGTCCGGCCATTGACGCCAGCATGTTGTGGCCGCTACTGTTGATGGCCTTCGGCTTCAAGTTCTTGTATTTATGGATACTTTTTCTGAGGATGCGCGGCGAGATCAATACCAACAAGATAAGAATGATCCGCCTCAGGCAGATTCACGGACAGGCC
- a CDS encoding heme ABC exporter, ATP-binding protein CcmA, producing the protein MSIFTGHELVCIRGERCVFSGLSFSVSSGGALVLTGPNGSGKSSLLRLMAGLLRPAAGVIAWDGEKTTDEPELHNGRLHYVGHLDAVKPVLSVAENLNFWAVLKSKTGNADAATAAALETFGLSYLADVPGKFLSAGQKRRVNLARLSASPAFLWLLDEPTTALDVKAVAALEAAIAEHRSGGGMVVVSTHARIAMDGAETLDIKEFSRRPDPRYVDQGKAA; encoded by the coding sequence ATGTCAATTTTCACCGGCCATGAGCTTGTTTGCATTCGCGGTGAGCGGTGTGTGTTCTCGGGGTTGAGTTTTTCCGTTTCCTCCGGCGGGGCGTTGGTGCTGACCGGCCCCAACGGCTCCGGCAAGTCGAGCCTGCTGAGACTGATGGCGGGGCTGTTGCGTCCGGCTGCCGGCGTTATCGCCTGGGACGGAGAAAAAACCACCGACGAGCCGGAGCTGCACAACGGACGCCTTCACTATGTCGGTCATCTCGACGCGGTAAAGCCGGTTCTCAGCGTTGCCGAGAACCTGAATTTCTGGGCCGTCCTCAAGAGCAAAACCGGCAATGCGGATGCGGCGACGGCGGCGGCGCTGGAGACTTTCGGCCTTTCTTATCTCGCCGATGTGCCGGGCAAGTTCCTGTCGGCCGGACAGAAGCGCCGCGTCAATCTGGCGCGTCTTTCCGCTTCCCCCGCCTTCCTGTGGCTGCTGGACGAGCCGACCACGGCGCTGGACGTGAAAGCCGTTGCCGCCCTTGAGGCGGCTATCGCCGAACACCGCTCGGGCGGCGGCATGGTGGTGGTCTCCACCCACGCCAGGATCGCCATGGACGGCGCCGAAACCCTGGATATCAAGGAATTTTCCCGGCGTCCCGATCCCCGCTACGTCGATCAAGGGAAGGCTGCATGA